The following are encoded together in the Tripterygium wilfordii isolate XIE 37 chromosome 3, ASM1340144v1, whole genome shotgun sequence genome:
- the LOC119995504 gene encoding UPF0496 protein 4-like: protein MYLTEISNFPSSFSLFKKTKAKTGADGGFDFISRSFDESLLRRLKTLDPPAISLSWLSKAVDFLSFVHSEAKTLVSRLEVASFDESLALYLEDSAKVLDLCNFISSEIERIRHRRLSIGFAIHLLTTSESGRNLEKLRRARDLLSGSVNGVGYPEVKKRRFGIGSDGIKDLVKELALRLERPPRGKISSANRLVRRTIYAVGLVTVFVAGAVVAALHRSTELISVRAPSDFSWADSVNGLEAAISTELSRRFADKNEKKAHFSELDDVERQLKELSDVIDDVTGGESVENKNKEESFDGVVKKLERVTEVLIEGLDGLSNGVNGLFNTVLSHRNGMLGKWRVDIEKK, encoded by the coding sequence ATGTACCTTACTGAGATCTCCAActttccttcttccttctctctatTCAAGAAGACCAAAGCCAAAACTGGGGCCGACGGCGGATTTGATTTCATTTCTCGATCCTTCGACGAATCTCTTCTCCGTCGCCTCAAGACTCTCGATCCGCCGGCTATCAGCTTGTCCTGGCTCTCCAAAGCCGTTGATTTCCTCTCCTTTGTACATTCGGAAGCGAAAACGCTTGTGTCACGCCTTGAAGTCGCTTCTTTCGACGAATCGTTGGCTCTGTATCTGGAAGATTCTGCCAAAGTTTTAGATCTATGCAATTTTATTTCGTCTGAGATCGAACGGATACGCCACCGTCGTCTCTCGATTGGTTTTGCGATTCACCTGTTGACCACATCCGAGTCCGGTCGTAATCTGGAGAAGCTGCGACGAGCCAGGGACTTGCTTTCCGGATCGGTGAACGGCGTTGGTTACCCGGAGGTTAAGAAGCGTAGATTTGGGATCGGGAGCGACGGCATCAAGGATTTGGTGAAGGAGTTGGCTCTGCGGCTTGAGCGTCCGCCACGTGGAAAGATCTCTAGCGCTAATAGGCTTGTCCGTCGCACGATCTATGCAGTCGGATTAGTTACTGTTTTTGTTGCCGGAGCTGTCGTTGCGGCGCTGCACAGATCAACTGAACTTATCTCCGTCCGCGCACCGTCCGATTTTAGTTGGGCTGATTCCGTCAACGGTCTCGAGGCAGCGATTTCCACGGAGTTGAGCCGGCGGTTCGCTGATAAGAACGAAAAGAAAGCGCATTTTAGCGAGCTTGATGACGTGGAGAGGCAATTAAAAGAGTTATCTGACGTCATTGACGACGTTACTGGAGGAGAAAGCGTGGAAAATAAGAACAAAGAAGAGAGCTTTGACGGGGTCGTTAAAAAATTGGAAAGGGTGACGGAGGTATTAATAGAAGGATTAGACGGTCTAAGTAACGGCGTCAATGGGTTGTTCAATACGGTTTTGAGTCATAGAAACGGCATGTTGGGGAAATGGAGAGTGGACATTGAGAAGAAATGA